A window of Paenibacillus polygoni contains these coding sequences:
- a CDS encoding M50 family metallopeptidase: MINVMGVQLSMHPVFVLLMMLSVATGQFIELITLFVIVFIHELGHASAAALLGIQVRSIQMLPFGGVAVIEDRGDLTAAKEILISLAGPLQNVIMMGAAVGMLSLHWWDGEFLIYFIQANAIIALFNLLPILPLDGGKIAQALISLFLPYYKTLVITYRLSIVASVVMIIISLSPLIMKESGKIELNILLMGCFLLYSGIEDYRNIPYRFVRFLVNRDKLFAYHLSSASLAQPIISIPAKPLDTILRLFKREKYHMIYVMNARGKIIGILPEQRIIESYFEKKG; encoded by the coding sequence TTGATTAATGTGATGGGTGTTCAGCTGTCCATGCATCCGGTATTCGTTCTCCTAATGATGCTGTCTGTTGCCACGGGACAGTTTATTGAACTCATCACTTTATTTGTGATTGTGTTTATTCATGAATTAGGACATGCATCAGCAGCAGCACTTCTCGGTATTCAGGTAAGATCTATCCAGATGCTGCCGTTTGGCGGTGTTGCTGTCATTGAGGACAGAGGTGATTTAACAGCGGCAAAAGAAATCCTCATTTCACTAGCCGGACCTCTTCAGAATGTAATTATGATGGGAGCAGCAGTTGGAATGCTCAGCCTACACTGGTGGGATGGAGAGTTTTTGATTTATTTTATTCAGGCGAATGCGATCATTGCCTTGTTTAATCTTCTCCCTATTCTTCCGCTTGACGGAGGGAAAATCGCTCAGGCTTTGATCAGTTTATTTCTTCCTTATTACAAAACACTCGTTATTACTTACAGGCTCAGCATTGTCGCTAGTGTCGTCATGATTATTATCTCGTTGTCCCCGCTTATTATGAAGGAGTCAGGTAAAATAGAATTAAATATCCTGCTGATGGGATGCTTTTTACTCTATTCGGGGATCGAAGATTATCGCAATATTCCTTACCGATTTGTTCGGTTTTTAGTTAATAGAGATAAGTTATTTGCTTATCATTTATCCTCTGCTAGTCTTGCACAGCCAATAATTTCGATACCTGCGAAACCTTTAGATACAATCTTGCGTTTATTTAAGAGAGAGAAATATCATATGATCTATGTCATGAATGCTAGGGGCAAGATCATAGGTATTTTGCCGGAACAGCGCATTATTGAGTCATATTTCGAGAAAAAGGGGTAA
- a CDS encoding M23 family metallopeptidase, giving the protein MDIKQNIKERRKERIRELLESETSHPEKNLLGFELTGQGLQQKQQPFEQPAERLFPYERIDQTDQTEEERDPEILWKQGYRGWGELPEESPPVRSGGFRRGFVRRLAVSVILFGAVMGAFKWDVSFLQPAKLFIADSLHREMDFSSAAVWYTEHFGGAPSFLPIFQNDDPSPLKVSASRKYMAPIQGTIAQPFAITMKGIEIVPDSNGGGIQQVQSMDAGRVIEVSNSPEAGTTIVIQHTATLTGIYGRLEETKLTVGSWVEEGDLIGQIPASTSKQDQTFYFALKEGDTYIDPTEVISFD; this is encoded by the coding sequence ATGGATATCAAACAAAATATAAAAGAACGAAGAAAAGAACGCATTAGGGAGCTTCTTGAATCCGAGACAAGCCATCCGGAAAAGAATTTACTGGGGTTTGAATTAACAGGACAAGGATTGCAGCAGAAACAGCAGCCTTTTGAACAGCCGGCTGAGCGGCTTTTCCCATATGAGCGAATAGATCAAACAGATCAAACAGAGGAAGAACGGGACCCGGAAATTCTATGGAAACAGGGATATCGAGGCTGGGGTGAACTGCCTGAAGAAAGTCCTCCCGTCCGTTCTGGTGGATTTAGGAGAGGTTTTGTAAGGAGGCTTGCTGTCAGTGTGATATTATTTGGAGCAGTCATGGGAGCATTCAAGTGGGATGTTTCTTTTCTACAGCCAGCCAAACTGTTTATTGCTGATAGTCTCCACCGCGAGATGGATTTTTCTTCAGCTGCAGTATGGTATACAGAACACTTTGGAGGCGCTCCTTCTTTTCTTCCGATCTTTCAAAATGATGATCCATCCCCGCTAAAAGTTTCTGCCTCGCGCAAATATATGGCCCCGATACAGGGAACCATTGCGCAGCCGTTTGCGATTACGATGAAGGGGATTGAGATTGTACCCGATTCGAATGGGGGAGGAATTCAGCAAGTACAAAGTATGGATGCAGGACGGGTTATTGAAGTCAGTAACAGTCCCGAGGCGGGAACTACGATCGTCATTCAGCACACAGCAACACTTACTGGTATTTATGGTCGTCTGGAAGAAACCAAGTTAACCGTGGGTTCTTGGGTCGAAGAGGGAGATCTCATAGGTCAAATCCCGGCAAGTACTTCGAAGCAGGATCAAACTTTCTATTTTGCACTGAAAGAAGGAGACACCTATATTGATCCGACGGAAGTGATATCATTTGATTAA
- the minD gene encoding septum site-determining protein MinD encodes MGEAIVVTSGKGGVGKTTSSANIGTALALLGKKVCLVDTDIGLRNLDVVMGLENRIIYDLVDVAEGRCRLGQALVKDKRFDELYMLPAAQTKDKNSISPDQVKDIVLELKKDFEYVIIDCPAGIEQGFKNAIAGADQAIVVTTPENAAVRDADRVIGLLESSHVKSPKLVVNRIRNNMVKSGDMLDIDSILQVLNIDLIGIVPDDELVIRAANSGEPTVMNPDSQAAMAYRNIARRILGDTVPLMMLEQKKGVFTRFKKFFGMG; translated from the coding sequence ATGGGAGAGGCGATTGTTGTCACTTCAGGGAAAGGCGGCGTTGGAAAAACAACGTCTTCCGCCAACATAGGCACCGCTCTTGCCTTACTGGGCAAGAAGGTATGTCTGGTAGATACAGATATCGGACTTCGCAACCTAGATGTTGTTATGGGCCTTGAAAATCGGATTATATATGATCTGGTAGATGTGGCTGAGGGCCGGTGTAGATTAGGACAAGCATTAGTCAAAGATAAGCGCTTTGATGAACTATATATGCTTCCTGCTGCACAGACCAAAGATAAAAATTCGATATCCCCCGACCAGGTAAAAGATATCGTGTTAGAACTGAAAAAAGATTTTGAATATGTCATTATCGATTGCCCGGCTGGAATTGAGCAAGGATTCAAAAATGCGATTGCAGGAGCAGATCAGGCGATTGTTGTAACCACTCCTGAGAATGCGGCTGTACGTGATGCGGATAGAGTGATCGGTCTGCTTGAAAGTTCGCATGTGAAATCTCCTAAACTTGTGGTCAATCGAATTCGTAATAATATGGTCAAATCAGGCGATATGCTAGATATTGATAGTATTCTTCAAGTGTTAAACATTGACCTTATTGGAATTGTTCCTGATGATGAACTTGTGATTAGAGCAGCTAACTCAGGTGAACCAACGGTTATGAATCCTGATTCGCAGGCAGCTATGGCGTATCGTAACATAGCAAGACGGATTCTTGGTGATACGGTTCCGCTTATGATGCTTGAACAGAAAAAAGGTGTGTTTACACGCTTTAAGAAATTTTTCGGGATGGGTTAA
- a CDS encoding septum site-determining protein MinC: protein MTVKSNHVMIKGIKDGLVFLMDDECDLEELLSELRYKLEHSHQNILSGPIIHVDVKLGSRVVTEDQKDAILQILKKKGNLLIRSIESPDAKNDHNDAKAITTITGIIRSGQVLHHEGNLLLLGDVNPGGTVSCTGHIFIMGALRGMAHAGSAGDEEAIISAAHFAPTQLRIAEVISRPPDEWEKREAGMEFAYLQNGQMQIDKTSNIVRLHRDFNAFKGV from the coding sequence ATGACAGTAAAATCGAATCATGTGATGATTAAAGGCATCAAGGATGGCCTGGTTTTTCTGATGGATGACGAGTGTGATTTAGAAGAGCTACTAAGTGAATTACGATATAAACTGGAACACAGCCATCAAAATATATTGTCTGGTCCCATTATTCATGTCGATGTCAAATTAGGTTCGCGTGTCGTAACTGAAGATCAGAAAGATGCCATTCTTCAAATTTTGAAAAAGAAAGGTAATCTGCTGATCCGTTCCATTGAGTCTCCGGATGCTAAGAATGACCATAACGATGCAAAAGCGATTACGACCATCACTGGGATTATTCGGTCGGGTCAAGTTTTACATCATGAGGGTAACCTTCTATTACTTGGAGACGTTAATCCAGGCGGGACCGTCAGCTGTACAGGTCACATATTTATTATGGGTGCGCTGCGCGGGATGGCTCATGCTGGAAGCGCCGGTGATGAAGAAGCAATCATTAGTGCCGCGCATTTTGCTCCGACTCAACTGCGAATTGCAGAGGTTATCAGCCGTCCTCCGGATGAATGGGAGAAGCGTGAAGCGGGAATGGAGTTTGCTTACTTGCAGAACGGACAAATGCAGATCGACAAGACGAGTAATATCGTTCGTTTGCACCGTGATTTTAACGCGTTTAAAGGGGTGTAG
- the mreD gene encoding rod shape-determining protein MreD: protein MAGRKQVLIILLFLLFVLEGTVMPWIIPDALLPRIGYNLVYIAILFVTVYYHRHTALVLGIIFGLLHDVVFYGHMIGPYSFSMGLAAYLLGLIFKSQRTTMPVMMMVVILGSLLFDTILFFIYKLFQLNHVSYDWALVEYMIPTVFIHFIFALIIYVPLRKQLDKLSRHRSLSKDKT, encoded by the coding sequence ATGGCAGGCCGGAAGCAGGTACTCATCATTCTGTTGTTCCTCCTCTTTGTGCTGGAAGGTACGGTCATGCCATGGATTATTCCGGATGCATTGCTGCCTCGGATCGGTTATAACTTAGTGTATATTGCGATCTTGTTTGTGACCGTGTACTATCACAGACATACGGCATTAGTCCTTGGTATTATTTTCGGGTTGCTGCATGATGTTGTTTTTTATGGACACATGATTGGCCCGTATTCTTTTTCCATGGGACTGGCCGCGTATTTACTAGGTCTTATTTTTAAATCTCAGCGAACGACGATGCCTGTTATGATGATGGTTGTCATTTTAGGCAGTTTATTGTTCGATACGATTTTGTTCTTTATATACAAACTCTTTCAGCTTAATCATGTTTCCTATGACTGGGCACTTGTAGAATACATGATACCTACGGTATTTATTCATTTTATATTTGCTCTTATTATCTATGTACCTTTGCGTAAACAGCTGGATAAGCTGTCTCGACATAGATCACTAAGTAAAGATAAGACGTAA
- the mreC gene encoding rod shape-determining protein MreC: MFILLVGIIIFIALMGFTVGSRAGLSLPEKFTKDMVGFVQQVFYKPASYVSGFFEDIANLKRLQEENEELKTAVAQYKQDSVRYGNLAETNQRLQEDLKFTEEQKNRHNYTLRTAQVISVNSDPNNRVLNIDIGENAGIKEGMAVTSLDGLVGTISHVSNFTATVTLLTALDPSSSDANAIAATVVGKENNTFGMIEKYDPKTGYLQMTKISESSNIKVNDIIMSSGIIEGFPKYMIIGEVKDIEVSEYGLAQVAYIKPAANFTDWKEVFVVIPPEVTP; this comes from the coding sequence TTGTTTATTTTACTTGTTGGTATCATTATTTTTATAGCTTTAATGGGTTTCACTGTGGGGTCAAGAGCAGGACTTTCCTTGCCTGAGAAATTCACCAAAGATATGGTTGGATTTGTACAGCAAGTTTTTTATAAACCTGCCTCTTATGTTTCCGGATTTTTTGAGGATATAGCCAACCTGAAGAGACTTCAGGAAGAAAACGAAGAGTTAAAAACAGCAGTTGCACAGTATAAACAGGATTCTGTTAGATACGGTAATCTCGCCGAGACGAATCAAAGGCTTCAGGAAGATTTGAAGTTCACTGAAGAACAGAAGAATAGACATAACTATACACTTCGGACTGCACAAGTCATCAGTGTAAATTCGGATCCTAACAACCGTGTACTGAACATTGACATCGGTGAGAATGCAGGAATTAAGGAAGGAATGGCAGTAACCTCCCTTGATGGACTGGTAGGTACAATTAGTCATGTAAGTAACTTTACTGCGACCGTCACTCTTCTTACCGCACTCGATCCAAGCTCAAGTGATGCAAATGCGATTGCAGCTACCGTCGTAGGCAAAGAGAATAATACATTTGGTATGATTGAGAAATATGATCCGAAAACTGGGTACCTGCAAATGACCAAAATTTCGGAAAGTTCCAACATTAAAGTGAACGATATTATTATGTCTTCTGGAATCATTGAAGGTTTTCCGAAATATATGATTATTGGTGAAGTTAAAGATATAGAAGTAAGTGAATATGGCTTGGCCCAAGTTGCCTATATTAAGCCAGCAGCAAACTTCACTGACTGGAAGGAAGTATTTGTTGTTATTCCTCCGGAGGTTACTCCATAA
- a CDS encoding rod shape-determining protein, whose amino-acid sequence MLGGFTKDLGIDLGTANTLVYVRGKGIVVREPSVVAIRTDTQVIEAVGESAKKMIGRTPGNIRAIRPMKDGVIADFDTTATMIKYFIRQAQKQRSFFHRHPNVMVCVPSGITAVEQRAVEDATKQAGAREAYTIEEPFAAAIGADLPVWEPTGSMVVDIGGGTTEVAVISLGGIVTSRSVRVAGDEMDESIIQYIKRQYNLMIGERTSEQLKMEVGSALPLDEVETMEIRGRDLVTGLPKTITITSDEISEALADTVGSIVEAVKVTLEKCPPELAADIMDRGIVLTGGGALLRNLDKLLAGETGMPVIVAENPLDCVAIGTGKALDNIHLFKSRSKR is encoded by the coding sequence ATGTTAGGTGGCTTTACAAAAGATTTGGGAATTGACTTGGGAACGGCGAATACGCTCGTTTATGTCCGCGGAAAAGGAATTGTCGTAAGAGAACCATCCGTAGTAGCTATACGTACAGATACACAAGTCATTGAGGCAGTCGGAGAATCTGCCAAGAAGATGATTGGTCGTACACCAGGAAATATCCGTGCGATTAGACCAATGAAAGATGGCGTTATTGCTGATTTTGATACAACAGCTACAATGATTAAATACTTTATTCGCCAAGCACAAAAACAGCGTTCGTTCTTCCATCGTCATCCGAATGTAATGGTATGTGTACCTTCCGGTATTACTGCTGTTGAACAGCGCGCAGTAGAAGATGCAACAAAACAAGCAGGTGCACGTGAAGCTTACACTATTGAAGAGCCATTCGCAGCTGCGATTGGTGCTGATCTCCCGGTATGGGAGCCAACAGGCAGCATGGTTGTTGATATCGGTGGAGGTACAACGGAAGTTGCAGTTATCTCTCTTGGAGGTATTGTTACAAGTCGTTCTGTACGTGTTGCAGGGGATGAGATGGATGAGTCGATCATCCAATACATCAAGCGTCAGTATAATCTGATGATTGGTGAACGTACATCAGAACAGCTCAAAATGGAAGTTGGTTCAGCTCTTCCGCTGGATGAAGTTGAGACAATGGAGATTCGTGGTCGTGACCTTGTTACTGGACTGCCTAAGACGATTACCATTACATCTGATGAAATCAGCGAAGCTTTGGCAGACACAGTAGGCTCTATTGTAGAAGCAGTGAAAGTTACACTTGAGAAATGTCCGCCAGAACTCGCAGCCGATATCATGGATCGCGGTATTGTTCTAACAGGTGGAGGTGCGCTTCTTCGTAATCTGGACAAGCTTCTTGCTGGTGAAACAGGCATGCCTGTGATTGTAGCTGAGAATCCTCTGGATTGTGTAGCGATTGGTACAGGTAAAGCACTGGATAATATTCATTTATTTAAATCAAGAAGTAAACGCTAA